Proteins encoded together in one Fusobacterium sp. window:
- a CDS encoding glycogen/starch/alpha-glucan phosphorylase: protein MKIEKHELKKQIEKHVKISFGKDIAEANEFEIYRALGQAVMEEIAEDWYETKKLYSQKKQAFYLSAEFLMGRALGNNLINLGLLGEVKEVLAEYGIDYNKIEDEEEDSALGNGGLGRLAACFLDSLATLNLPGQGYGIRYRNGIFNQSFKDGYQVEKPETWLKYGDVWSVERPADEVIVSFGDENVRAVPFDMPIIGYGTKNINTLRLWEAHSIVDLDLGKFNQQDYLHATQEKTRAEDISRVLYPNDSTDEGKKLRLKQQYFFVSASLQDILRKFKKIHGRNFDKFAEFTAIQLNDTHPVIAIPELMRLLLDVEGVSWEKAWEIVEKTFSYTNHTILAEALEKWWVGLYEQVVPRVYQITQGINEQLKGFLAEKFPNDPARQGRMSIIQGNMIHMAWLAIYGSHTINGVAALHTEILKNKELKDWYEIYPERFQNKTNGITQRRWLLQSNPQLAKLITELLGDEWITDLSQLKRLEKYIEDEGILKRILEIKHEKKIELVNYLRETQGIEINPNSIFDMQIKRLHEYKRQLLNIFHVIGLYHKLKLNPSMEFYPVTYIYGAKAAPGYLMAKGIIRLINEVAQVVNRDPDVNGKLKIVFVENYRVSVAEKLFPAADISEQISTAGKEASGTGNMKFMLNGALTIGTLDGANVEIVEEAGIENNYIFGLKVNEIEEMRSKGYDPHVPYNDVQGLKRIVDSLIDGTFNDLGTGIYGNIHRSLMENAPWQQADQYFVLEDFEAYRKAQKTINKEYRDRMGWAKKQLMNIANAGKFSSDRTIKEYADEIWHIEPAKL from the coding sequence ATGAAAATTGAAAAACATGAGTTAAAGAAACAAATTGAAAAACATGTAAAAATAAGTTTTGGTAAGGATATAGCTGAGGCTAATGAATTTGAAATCTATAGAGCCTTAGGACAAGCTGTTATGGAAGAAATTGCTGAAGACTGGTATGAGACAAAAAAGCTTTATTCTCAAAAAAAACAAGCTTTTTATCTTTCAGCAGAATTCCTTATGGGAAGAGCATTAGGAAATAACCTTATTAATCTTGGATTATTAGGTGAAGTCAAGGAAGTATTAGCAGAATATGGTATTGATTATAATAAAATAGAGGATGAAGAAGAGGATTCTGCTTTAGGAAATGGTGGATTAGGAAGACTTGCTGCATGTTTTTTAGATTCTCTTGCTACTCTTAATCTTCCTGGTCAAGGGTATGGTATAAGGTATAGAAATGGTATCTTTAACCAATCATTTAAAGATGGATATCAGGTAGAAAAACCTGAAACTTGGCTTAAATATGGAGATGTATGGTCTGTTGAAAGGCCAGCTGATGAGGTTATTGTAAGTTTTGGAGATGAAAATGTAAGAGCTGTTCCATTTGATATGCCAATAATAGGCTATGGAACTAAAAATATAAATACCTTAAGACTTTGGGAAGCTCACTCTATAGTAGATCTTGATCTTGGAAAATTTAATCAACAAGATTATCTTCATGCCACTCAGGAAAAAACTAGAGCAGAAGATATATCAAGAGTTCTTTATCCAAATGACTCAACAGATGAAGGAAAAAAATTAAGATTAAAACAGCAATACTTCTTTGTATCTGCATCATTACAAGATATTTTAAGAAAATTTAAAAAAATACATGGAAGAAATTTTGATAAATTTGCTGAATTTACAGCTATTCAATTAAATGATACCCATCCTGTTATTGCTATTCCAGAATTGATGAGATTACTTTTAGATGTTGAAGGAGTATCTTGGGAAAAAGCTTGGGAAATAGTTGAAAAAACTTTCTCATATACTAATCATACTATATTGGCAGAAGCACTTGAAAAATGGTGGGTTGGTTTATATGAACAAGTTGTTCCAAGAGTATATCAAATAACTCAAGGAATAAATGAACAATTAAAAGGATTTCTCGCTGAAAAATTTCCTAATGATCCAGCTAGACAAGGAAGAATGTCAATTATACAAGGAAACATGATACACATGGCATGGCTTGCTATATATGGAAGTCATACAATAAATGGTGTTGCTGCTCTTCATACAGAAATTCTCAAAAATAAAGAATTAAAAGATTGGTATGAAATATATCCAGAAAGATTCCAAAATAAAACTAATGGAATAACACAAAGAAGATGGCTTCTTCAATCAAATCCACAGTTGGCAAAACTAATAACTGAACTCCTTGGAGATGAATGGATTACCGATCTAAGCCAGTTAAAAAGATTGGAAAAATACATTGAAGATGAAGGAATTTTAAAAAGAATTTTAGAAATAAAACATGAGAAAAAAATAGAATTAGTTAACTATTTAAGAGAAACTCAAGGAATAGAAATTAATCCAAATTCTATATTTGATATGCAGATAAAAAGACTTCATGAATATAAAAGACAGCTTTTAAATATATTCCATGTTATAGGTTTATATCATAAATTAAAATTAAATCCATCTATGGAATTTTATCCAGTTACTTATATCTATGGAGCAAAGGCTGCCCCAGGGTATCTCATGGCTAAAGGTATAATAAGACTTATCAATGAAGTTGCTCAAGTTGTAAATAGAGACCCTGATGTAAATGGAAAATTAAAAATAGTATTTGTTGAAAACTATAGAGTATCAGTAGCTGAAAAATTATTTCCAGCAGCAGATATTTCTGAACAAATATCTACAGCAGGAAAAGAAGCTTCTGGAACTGGAAACATGAAATTTATGCTGAATGGTGCTTTAACTATTGGAACTTTAGATGGAGCTAATGTGGAAATAGTAGAAGAAGCTGGAATAGAAAATAATTATATTTTTGGGTTAAAGGTCAATGAAATTGAAGAAATGAGATCTAAAGGTTATGATCCTCATGTTCCATATAATGATGTTCAGGGATTGAAAAGAATAGTTGATTCACTAATTGATGGAACTTTCAATGACCTTGGTACAGGAATTTATGGAAATATTCATAGATCTCTTATGGAAAATGCTCCATGGCAGCAGGCAGATCAATATTTTGTATTGGAAGATTTTGAAGCATATAGAAAAGCTCAAAAAACAATTAATAAAGAATATAGAGACAGAATGGGATGGGCTAAAAAACAGCTTATGAACATTGCAAATGCAGGAAAATTCTCATCTGACAGAACTATAAAAGAATATGCAGATGAAATATGGCATATAGAACCAGCTAAATTATAG
- the glgB gene encoding 1,4-alpha-glucan branching protein GlgB, which yields MEHELDVYLFHRGEHREAYNYMGAHLTKNSVIFRVWAPHAKSIAVVGDFNGWNGNEHMMKRINNEGIWELEIQDIKKLEKYKYKIESADGRIEMKADPYAFFSEMRPNTASVVYDIPKFKWADKRWLNKRTTGLDKPINIYEVHLGSWKRGIHGEWLNYRDSAIMLAEYLKEMNYTHIEIMPINEYPLDASWGYQATGYYSVTSRYGTPEDFMFLVNLMHKNNIGVILDWVPGHFCKDAHGLYRFDGTPTYEYLDSRIGENKEWGTCNFDVTRNEVKSFLISNLTYWFKEFHIDGIRMDAVANMLYLSYGKDGEDDLRNKYGGKENLGAVDFFKELNSVIHDDFPDILVIAEDSTAWPNVTKHPIDGGLGFDSKWNMGWMNDTLKYFSIDPIFRYQHHGKLTFSFMYAFSENYVLPLSHDEVVHGKKSIIEKMPGYHEDKLAHTRALYSYQMAHPGKKLNFMGNEFAHGLEWRFYESLEWHLLDQNNGNKEVQAYVKALNTLYLEDKSLWEDSWDTFEWIEHENYTENMLAFLRKTKDFKEHLIVVFNFSGEDKNKYKIGIPENKVYNVILNSDDKKFGGKGSTKKKKYKPIDKSWNYREQHIELDIPRNTVIFLKTEKVEKKKGGVKGKEIEKTVTKSSTKNKKLTK from the coding sequence ATGGAGCACGAATTAGATGTGTACCTTTTTCACAGAGGAGAACACAGAGAAGCTTATAACTATATGGGAGCTCATTTAACTAAAAATTCAGTTATATTTAGGGTATGGGCACCTCATGCCAAGTCAATTGCTGTTGTTGGAGACTTTAATGGCTGGAATGGCAATGAACATATGATGAAAAGAATAAATAATGAAGGAATATGGGAACTTGAAATACAAGATATTAAAAAATTAGAAAAATATAAATATAAAATAGAAAGTGCTGATGGAAGGATAGAAATGAAGGCTGACCCTTATGCTTTTTTTTCTGAAATGAGACCTAATACAGCATCAGTTGTTTATGATATCCCAAAATTCAAATGGGCAGATAAAAGATGGTTAAACAAGAGAACTACTGGTTTGGATAAACCTATCAATATATATGAAGTTCATTTAGGTTCATGGAAAAGAGGTATCCATGGAGAATGGTTAAATTATAGAGATTCTGCTATTATGCTTGCTGAGTATCTTAAAGAAATGAACTATACTCATATTGAAATAATGCCTATAAATGAATATCCACTTGATGCTTCTTGGGGATATCAGGCTACTGGATATTATTCAGTTACAAGTAGATATGGAACTCCTGAAGATTTTATGTTTCTTGTAAATCTTATGCATAAAAATAATATTGGAGTTATTTTAGATTGGGTACCAGGACACTTCTGCAAGGATGCTCACGGGCTCTACAGATTTGATGGAACTCCCACTTATGAATATCTGGATTCAAGAATTGGTGAAAATAAAGAGTGGGGAACTTGTAATTTTGATGTTACAAGAAATGAGGTGAAAAGCTTTTTAATATCTAATCTGACTTACTGGTTCAAAGAATTTCATATAGATGGTATAAGAATGGATGCTGTAGCTAATATGCTCTACCTTTCATATGGAAAAGATGGTGAAGACGATTTAAGAAACAAATATGGAGGAAAAGAAAACTTAGGTGCAGTAGACTTCTTTAAAGAGCTGAATTCTGTTATACATGATGACTTTCCAGATATTCTTGTAATTGCAGAAGACTCAACTGCCTGGCCTAATGTTACAAAGCATCCTATTGATGGAGGACTTGGATTTGACAGTAAATGGAATATGGGATGGATGAATGATACTCTTAAATACTTTAGCATAGATCCTATATTCAGATACCAACATCATGGAAAATTGACTTTCTCATTTATGTATGCTTTTTCTGAAAACTATGTACTCCCTTTATCCCATGATGAAGTAGTACATGGAAAAAAATCAATAATTGAAAAAATGCCTGGATATCATGAAGATAAGTTAGCTCATACAAGAGCTCTTTATTCTTATCAAATGGCTCATCCTGGTAAAAAATTAAATTTCATGGGTAATGAATTTGCTCATGGGCTCGAATGGAGATTTTATGAATCTCTTGAATGGCACTTATTAGACCAGAATAATGGAAATAAAGAAGTTCAGGCTTATGTAAAAGCTTTAAATACACTTTATCTTGAAGATAAATCTTTATGGGAAGACAGCTGGGATACTTTTGAATGGATAGAACATGAAAATTATACTGAAAATATGCTTGCTTTTCTAAGAAAAACTAAAGATTTCAAAGAACATTTAATTGTAGTTTTTAACTTTTCTGGTGAAGACAAAAATAAGTACAAAATTGGTATACCAGAAAATAAAGTATATAATGTCATCCTAAACAGTGATGACAAAAAATTTGGTGGGAAGGGAAGTACTAAAAAGAAAAAATACAAACCTATTGATAAAAGCTGGAACTATAGAGAGCAGCATATAGAATTAGATATCCCTAGAAACACAGTAATTTTTTTGAAAACTGAAAAGGTTGAAAAGAAAAAAGGAGGAGTAAAGGGAAAGGAAATTGAAAAAACTGTAACAAAATCATCAACTAAGAATAAAAAGTTAACCAAATAG
- a CDS encoding TrmB family transcriptional regulator — MQDVIDKLKNFGFTKTEAIVYIALLKSGKTNGYKLAKELNLSRSTVYQSLESLYKNGYIFMIPNESKEYEAKEPEIIFDEIEKKFHKNAESIKLHLKNIERPLKKDYYLRIEGYENILHTLHSIIKEAEKEIYLNTDFDLEIMKADLKEAAERGVRIIIFSFNKLEDIGKEIEYYHKTEVKETYKNPKRIMMVTDLSTSFVVTNTGNKMIAALTDNEVYVQIISEHIHSDIYMARLAEIYEKSFEKKISINSLHEKKNFIQ; from the coding sequence ATGCAGGATGTGATAGACAAACTTAAGAATTTTGGCTTCACCAAAACAGAAGCAATAGTCTATATAGCCTTGCTTAAATCAGGAAAAACAAATGGTTATAAGCTAGCAAAGGAACTAAATCTCTCAAGATCTACTGTGTACCAATCTTTAGAGTCTTTATATAAAAATGGATATATTTTTATGATTCCTAATGAAAGTAAAGAATATGAAGCAAAAGAGCCTGAAATAATTTTTGATGAAATAGAAAAAAAATTTCATAAAAATGCTGAAAGTATAAAGTTACATCTTAAAAATATTGAAAGACCTTTAAAAAAGGACTATTATCTAAGAATAGAAGGATATGAAAATATTCTTCATACTCTTCACAGTATAATAAAAGAGGCAGAAAAGGAAATATACTTAAATACAGATTTTGATTTAGAAATAATGAAGGCTGATTTAAAAGAAGCTGCTGAAAGGGGAGTAAGAATTATAATATTTTCTTTTAATAAATTAGAAGATATTGGAAAAGAAATTGAATATTATCATAAAACTGAAGTAAAAGAAACTTATAAAAATCCAAAGAGAATAATGATGGTAACTGATCTCTCTACAAGTTTTGTGGTGACTAATACTGGTAATAAAATGATAGCTGCTCTTACAGATAATGAAGTTTATGTACAGATAATTTCAGAACATATACACAGTGATATCTATATGGCAAGATTAGCTGAAATATATGAAAAATCTTTTGAAAAAAAAATCAGTATAAACAGTCTTCATGAAAAGAAAAACTTTATTCAATAA
- the malQ gene encoding 4-alpha-glucanotransferase, which produces MFKRSSGILMHITSLPSEYGIGDFGKKAYEFVDFLERSEQKLWQILPMGPTGYGDSPYQSFSAFAGNPYFIDLEEFIELGYIDDKDLLPLREINYENNLDYEQVNERKTKLLKNIFEIFLKKIEKNGEIEEELKRFKEKNAYWLDNYVLYMALKEKFSGKSWQNWPKCYKYRNLKKIEKNDENLKKNMDYFSFVQYTFYKQWFRLKSYANSKGISIIGDIPIFVATDSADTWSESKIFQFDKYKKPKRVSGCPPDYFSKDGQLWGNVLYDWKYLKKTNYHWWIKRIAYCFEIYDIIRIDHFRGFEAYWSIPARDTTAVRGHWEKGPGMDFFRTIGRRLGKLPIIAEDLGLLTEKVKKLLKRSGFPGMKVLEFAFDSEDSDYLPHKYEENCVAYTGTHDNNTVVGWYETIPLATKHYCDEYLKNYLNKFGSDYWLPINLRFIDAIWASKANIAIAQMQDFIGLGEEGRMNTPSTLGKNWKWRLNEKYITDELCNNIKITTRKFKR; this is translated from the coding sequence ATGTTTAAAAGAAGCAGTGGTATATTGATGCATATAACTTCTCTTCCAAGTGAATATGGAATAGGAGATTTTGGAAAAAAAGCATATGAATTTGTAGATTTTCTGGAAAGATCTGAGCAGAAATTATGGCAGATACTTCCTATGGGACCTACAGGATATGGTGATTCACCATATCAGTCTTTCTCAGCTTTTGCAGGTAATCCTTATTTTATAGATTTAGAAGAATTTATAGAACTTGGATATATAGATGATAAAGACCTCTTACCTTTAAGAGAAATAAATTATGAAAATAATCTTGACTATGAACAGGTAAATGAAAGAAAAACTAAACTTTTAAAAAATATTTTTGAAATTTTCTTGAAAAAAATTGAAAAAAATGGTGAAATAGAGGAAGAGTTAAAAAGATTTAAAGAAAAAAATGCTTATTGGTTAGACAATTATGTTTTATATATGGCATTGAAGGAAAAATTTTCTGGAAAGTCATGGCAAAACTGGCCTAAATGTTATAAATATAGAAATTTAAAAAAAATTGAAAAAAATGATGAAAATTTGAAAAAAAATATGGATTATTTTTCTTTTGTGCAATATACTTTCTATAAACAATGGTTTAGATTAAAATCTTATGCAAATTCCAAAGGAATAAGCATAATTGGAGATATTCCTATTTTTGTAGCAACAGACAGTGCTGATACTTGGAGTGAATCAAAAATATTCCAATTTGACAAATATAAAAAACCAAAAAGAGTATCAGGATGTCCTCCAGACTATTTCAGTAAAGATGGTCAATTATGGGGAAATGTCCTATATGACTGGAAATATCTTAAAAAAACAAATTATCACTGGTGGATAAAAAGGATAGCTTACTGTTTTGAAATATATGATATTATCAGAATAGATCATTTCAGAGGTTTTGAAGCCTACTGGAGTATTCCAGCAAGAGATACTACTGCTGTAAGAGGGCATTGGGAAAAAGGTCCTGGAATGGATTTCTTTAGAACAATTGGAAGAAGATTAGGAAAGCTTCCAATAATTGCTGAAGATTTAGGACTTCTTACTGAAAAAGTAAAAAAACTTTTAAAAAGAAGTGGTTTTCCTGGAATGAAAGTTCTTGAGTTTGCTTTTGATTCAGAGGACAGTGATTATCTGCCACATAAGTATGAAGAAAATTGTGTAGCTTACACTGGAACCCATGATAATAATACTGTGGTTGGATGGTATGAAACTATACCTCTTGCAACTAAACATTATTGTGATGAATATCTGAAAAATTATCTTAACAAATTTGGAAGTGATTACTGGTTACCTATTAATCTTAGGTTTATTGATGCAATATGGGCATCAAAAGCCAATATAGCTATAGCTCAAATGCAGGACTTTATTGGTTTAGGAGAAGAAGGAAGAATGAATACTCCATCTACATTAGGAAAAAACTGGAAATGGAGACTCAATGAAAAATATATTACAGATGAATTATGCAATAATATAAAAATAACAACTAGAAAATTCAAAAGATAA